The proteins below come from a single Triticum aestivum cultivar Chinese Spring chromosome 5D, IWGSC CS RefSeq v2.1, whole genome shotgun sequence genomic window:
- the LOC123121796 gene encoding protein SCAI homolog yields the protein MADGEPSGAYREFKALVEAADRKFARARDLPLYGGGDHHSRKAFKAYTRLWRLQQDRRRDLVAAGLRRWEIGEVASRIGQLYYARYLRTAEPRSLVGAYVFYEAIYSRGYFAAPAPANANASAAAGGGAKHQGLLIRYKELRFIARFLVVAMLMRRAEAVDHLVARLRSLVQESKSAYPKTNFKEWKQVLQELDRFLKADGAYKGSRSLRYDNLFDSYASNLASIARFHSKRVLKLKEAVLTSYHRNEVKFTELTLDTFRMLQSLEWEPTGSYQIAVKELTENGTMSDQSGPSGLIDIHLSTEISDGNLPSNPQRAIIYHPTVSHLIAVLATICEELSQDSILLIYISASGLADQNAYHKYASSSSSRSRSASAFSIDKPNSHTGLDDHVWLGPRGNGGPNNLYPEDLIPFTRYPLFLVIDSENSHAFKAIHNAEKGEPAALLLSPRIASAMPGVESGNGGQFTYFLTAPMQAFCQLAGITSDIDSDTYANAENIIFSALEQYEEILSTSVGLNIVWGQILPDPFLRRLILRFIFCRAVLFYFHPEEHGEHLPICLPSLPESVSPNAKAIKTPILLLAENLVVSNRFHFGNRT from the exons ATGGCCGACGGCGAGCCCTCCGGCGCGTACAGGGAGTTCAAGGCGCTGGTGGAGGCGGCGGACCGCAAGTTCGCGCGCGCGCGCGACCTGCCGCTCTACGGCGGCGGGGACCACCACAGCCGCAAGGCCTTCAAGGCCTACACGCGCCTCTGGCGCCTGCAGCAGGACCGCCGCCGGGACCTCGTCGCCGCGGGCCTCCGCCGCTGGGAGATCGGCGAGGTCGCCTCGCGGATCGGCCAGCTCTACTACGCGCGCTACCTCCGCACCGCCGAGCCGCGCTCGCTCGTCGGCGCCTACGTCTTCTACGAGGCCATCTACAGCCGCGGCTActtcgccgcccccgcccccgccaacGCCAACGCCTCCGCGGCCGCGGGGGGCGGCGCCAAGCACCAGGGCCTCCTGATCCGCTACAAGGAGCTGCGCTTCATCGCCCGCTTCCTCGTCGTCGCCATGCTCATGCGGCGGGCCGAGGCGGTGGACCACCTCGTCGCCCGCCTCCGCTCGCTCGTCCAGGAATCCAAGTCGGCCTATCCC AAAACCAACTTCAAGGAATGGAAACAAGTGCTTCAAGAGCTTGACAGATTCTTGAAAGCTGACGGAGCATACAAAGGATCTAGATCACTTAGATATGATAACTTGTTTGATTCTTATGCATCAAACCTTGCATCAATAGCAAGATTCCATTCGAAAAGAGTACTGAAACTGAAGGAAGCTGTATTAACAAGTTACCACCGAAACGAG GTCAAGTTCACAGAGCTAACTTTGGACACTTTCAGAATGCTACAGTCTTTAGAATGGGAGCCCACAGGGTCTTATCAGATAGCTGTTAAAGAACTTACAGAAAATGGCACTATGAGTGATCAGAGTGGACCCTCTGGTCTGATCGATATTCACCTTTCTACAGAGATCTCTGATGGAAATCTTCCTTCAAATCCTCAAAGAGCAATCATATATCACCCTACAGTCTCTCATCTTATAGCG GTTCTTGCCACAATCTGCGAGGAGCTTTCTCAAGATAGCATTTTGCTAATTTATATATCAGCATCAG GCCTTGCTGATCAGAATGCATATCATAAGTATGCATCTAGCTCTTCATCACGCTCGAGGTCTGCTTCTGCTTTCTCAATCGATAAGCCAAATTCACATACCGGTTTAGATGATCATGTATGGCTTGGTCCTCGTGGAAATGGTG GTCCAAACAATCTTTATCCAGAAGATCTGATACCATTTACAAGATACCCACTTTTCCTTGTAATTGACAGTGAAAATAGCCATGCATTCAAG GCCATACATAATGCAGAGAAGGGAGAGCCAGCTGCCTTACTTCTTTCTCCTAGGATTGCATCGGCCATGCCTGGTGTAGAATCAGGCAATGGAGGCCAATTTACATACTTCCTGACTGCTCCGATGCAAGCCTTCTGCCAATTAGCTGGAATAACTTCCGACATTGACAGC GATACATATGCTAATGCAGAGAATATAATTTTCTCTGCTTTGGAACAGTATGAAGAAATCCTCAGCACATCTGTTGGATTGAATATTGTCTGGGGTCAAATTTTACCTGATCCATTTCTCAGGCGCCTGATTCTCAG GTTTATTTTCTGTCGAGCAGTGTTGTTCTATTTCCATCCTGAGGAGCATGGCGAACATCTACCAATCTGCTTACCCAGTCTTCCTGAGTCGGTCTCTCCAAACGCCAAAGCCATCAAGACTCCCATCCTTCTGCTTGCAGAAAACCTTGTTGTCAGCAATCGGTTTCATTTCGGCAACAGGACATGA